From Buchnera aphidicola (Nurudea shiraii), the proteins below share one genomic window:
- the pyrH gene encoding UMP kinase, translated as MSNKNDAIFKFKRILIKLSGESLLGNSEFGIDIEELDRIVKEIKDVVDFGVQVGLVIGGGNIFRGGKLANFGVNKIISDNVGMLSTIINGLILHDAMSRININVRLMSSFQIGSICEIYHFEKAINWLNKKSVVIFSGGLGNPCFTTDSAACLRAIEIQADIILKGTKVDGVYSSDPNRYCDSILYKTITYDEVLNKELKVMDLSAFILARDYELPICIFNIYNPGILFRIVRGKQEGTLIKSSF; from the coding sequence ATGTCAAACAAAAATGATGCAATATTTAAATTTAAACGCATTTTAATAAAATTAAGTGGTGAATCGTTATTAGGTAATAGTGAATTTGGAATAGATATAGAGGAATTAGATCGTATTGTAAAAGAAATAAAAGATGTTGTAGATTTTGGCGTTCAAGTAGGTTTAGTTATTGGTGGAGGGAATATATTTCGAGGAGGAAAATTAGCAAATTTTGGAGTAAACAAAATCATTTCAGATAACGTAGGTATGCTATCAACTATTATTAATGGATTAATATTGCATGATGCAATGAGTAGAATTAATATTAATGTACGCTTAATGTCGTCATTTCAAATTGGTTCTATATGTGAAATTTATCATTTTGAAAAAGCTATAAATTGGTTAAATAAAAAAAGTGTGGTTATATTTTCTGGTGGATTAGGAAATCCATGTTTTACTACAGATTCTGCTGCTTGTTTACGTGCGATAGAAATACAAGCTGATATTATTTTAAAAGGAACTAAAGTTGATGGAGTTTATTCCAGTGATCCAAATCGATATTGTGACTCAATATTATATAAAACAATTACTTATGATGAAGTTTTAAACAAAGAATTAAAAGTTATGGATTTGTCTGCTTTTATATTGGCTCGTGATTATGAATTGCCAATTTGTATTTTTAATATATATAATCCAGGAATTTTATTTCGTATTGTTAGAGGGAAGCAAGAAGGAACATTGATTAAATCTTCCTTTTAA
- the frr gene encoding ribosome recycling factor, with amino-acid sequence MIENIKEFSKTKMENCITILINNLDTLRTDRASPSILNSIYIDYFGNNVQLQKLANIIVENFNTLKISLFDVSIKNRVKKSIVNSNLGLNPISIGNDLRIVLPSLTEERRKSYIKMAKNFSEQSRICIRNVRRSSNEKIKRTLKEKLISSDIEKSLQSDVQILTDFYINKISKILKIKEHDLMNI; translated from the coding sequence ATGATTGAAAATATTAAGGAATTTTCAAAAACTAAAATGGAAAATTGTATTACAATACTGATAAATAATCTTGATACATTACGTACAGATAGAGCATCTCCTTCAATTTTAAATTCTATTTATATAGATTATTTTGGAAATAATGTACAATTACAAAAATTAGCTAATATAATTGTAGAGAACTTTAATACTTTAAAAATTAGCTTATTTGACGTTTCTATTAAAAATCGTGTGAAAAAGTCTATAGTAAATTCTAATCTTGGTTTAAATCCAATTTCAATAGGAAATGATTTAAGAATAGTATTGCCTTCTTTAACAGAGGAAAGAAGAAAGAGTTATATTAAGATGGCAAAAAATTTTTCGGAACAAAGTCGAATTTGTATAAGAAACGTGCGTCGTTCTTCTAATGAGAAAATTAAACGTACTTTAAAAGAAAAATTAATTAGTAGTGATATAGAAAAAAGTTTACAGAGTGATGTTCAGATTTTAACGGATTTTTATATAAATAAGATTTCTAAAATTTTAAAAATAAAAGAACATGATTTAATGAATATATGA
- the ispC gene encoding 1-deoxy-D-xylulose-5-phosphate reductoisomerase, whose translation MKKIVILGSTGSIGINVLSIIQKNPKLFKVVALSADKNIKTMIRQCEIFSPKWASLRSIKAAKELKIQLEKRNIKTQVLSGNQASCQLASLESADYVVSAIIGASGLISTLHAIKSKKTIWLANKESLVIGNHLLMKEIKANNTVLIPLDSEQNAMFQSFPINIQKNIRSINLNEYGVKSIVLTGSGGPFLKFPLRQLRDVTPYQACKHPNWIMGKKISVDSATMMNKGLEYIETKLLFNVRNVEIELVIHPESIIHSMIRYQNGSVIANLSANDIRISIAYAMFWPDKVMFNLPHLDFFELQKLSFKKPNFKKYPCLKLALHAYRSGHASIIVLNAANEVAVFEFLRSRIRFTDIHKVVESVLNMLSFSNPLDFDEILNIDRVSRVKTHEIISEFFK comes from the coding sequence ATGAAAAAAATAGTTATTTTAGGTTCTACGGGATCGATTGGAATTAATGTTTTATCGATTATTCAAAAAAATCCTAAATTGTTTAAAGTAGTTGCGTTATCTGCTGATAAAAATATAAAAACGATGATTCGACAATGCGAAATTTTTTCTCCAAAATGGGCCTCTTTAAGAAGTATAAAAGCTGCTAAAGAATTGAAAATTCAACTTGAGAAAAGAAATATAAAAACTCAAGTTCTTTCGGGAAATCAAGCTTCTTGTCAATTAGCTAGCTTAGAATCAGCGGATTATGTTGTTTCTGCAATTATTGGTGCTTCAGGTTTGATTTCTACATTACATGCAATTAAGTCTAAAAAAACGATATGGTTGGCTAATAAAGAGTCTCTTGTTATTGGAAATCATTTATTGATGAAAGAAATAAAAGCTAATAACACTGTTTTAATACCTCTTGATAGTGAACAGAATGCTATGTTTCAAAGTTTTCCTATTAATATTCAAAAAAATATAAGATCGATAAACTTAAATGAATATGGGGTAAAATCTATTGTTTTGACAGGTTCCGGAGGCCCTTTTTTAAAATTTCCTTTGCGTCAGTTAAGAGATGTCACCCCGTATCAAGCTTGTAAGCATCCAAATTGGATTATGGGAAAAAAAATTTCAGTTGATTCAGCTACTATGATGAATAAAGGATTAGAATACATTGAAACTAAATTATTATTTAATGTTCGTAATGTTGAAATAGAGTTAGTAATACATCCGGAATCAATTATTCATTCTATGATTAGATATCAAAATGGAAGTGTGATAGCAAATTTATCTGCTAACGATATTAGAATCTCTATTGCATATGCAATGTTTTGGCCCGATAAGGTAATGTTTAATTTACCTCATCTCGATTTTTTTGAACTTCAAAAATTATCTTTTAAAAAACCTAATTTTAAAAAATATCCATGTTTGAAGTTAGCGTTACATGCGTATCGTAGTGGACATGCTTCTATAATAGTATTGAATGCTGCGAATGAAGTCGCTGTTTTTGAATTTTTACGTTCAAGAATTCGATTTACTGATATTCACAAAGTTGTTGAATCTGTATTAAATATGTTATCTTTTTCTAATCCTCTTGATTTTGATGAAATATTAAATATTGATAGAGTTTCTCGAGTTAAAACACATGAGATTATTTCTGAATTTTTCAAATGA
- the uppS gene encoding polyprenyl diphosphate synthase: MSLKNFLKHNKNYEDIFPKHIAIIMDGNGRWAKKRGQPRVFGHKEGLKSIRRAVSFSIFYKLKVLTLYAFSSENWKRPILEVMVLMELFFFGLYHEVKNLNKHNICLKVIGDTTKFNSVLRKKIDIAEKLTKDNDGLILNIAVNYGGRWDIVEAVKKISRQVMNNSLSIDNITESTISENVSINDCIPIDFVIRTGGEYRLSNFFIWQIAYSELYFIDVFWPDFNRKFFEKAIFSFLRRNRRFGTSN; this comes from the coding sequence ATGTCATTAAAAAATTTTTTGAAACACAATAAAAACTATGAAGATATTTTTCCGAAACATATAGCTATAATCATGGACGGTAATGGAAGATGGGCTAAAAAAAGGGGACAGCCTCGTGTTTTTGGTCATAAAGAAGGGTTAAAATCTATTCGAAGAGCGGTGTCATTTTCTATATTTTATAAGTTGAAAGTTCTCACTTTATATGCATTTAGTAGTGAAAATTGGAAACGACCAATTTTAGAAGTCATGGTGCTAATGGAATTATTTTTTTTTGGATTATATCATGAAGTTAAAAATTTAAATAAACATAATATATGTTTAAAAGTTATTGGAGATACTACTAAATTTAATTCTGTTTTAAGGAAGAAAATTGATATTGCAGAAAAATTAACTAAAGATAATGATGGTTTGATATTGAACATTGCTGTAAATTATGGAGGAAGATGGGACATTGTTGAAGCTGTTAAAAAAATTTCTCGTCAGGTAATGAACAACTCTTTATCTATTGATAATATTACTGAATCTACTATTTCCGAGAACGTATCTATCAATGATTGTATTCCTATAGATTTTGTAATTCGCACTGGTGGAGAATATCGATTAAGTAATTTTTTTATTTGGCAAATTGCATATTCAGAATTGTACTTTATTGATGTTTTTTGGCCTGACTTCAATAGAAAGTTTTTTGAAAAAGCAATTTTTTCATTTTTAAGAAGAAATCGTCGATTTGGTACTTCTAATTAG
- the fabZ gene encoding 3-hydroxyacyl-ACP dehydratase FabZ, with amino-acid sequence MCILISKDISKILPHQYPFIFIDKIIKYVRGKYVIAVKNVNFKSSFLKGHFPNYPIFPGVLILESILQTACFLAFKSMTELCKKKLFYFSSIDYAKFRKKVFPGDTMIIYVNILNFRTNIMRFHGNVVVNEKMVCDTQMSVVYSR; translated from the coding sequence ATGTGTATATTAATATCTAAAGATATTTCAAAAATTTTGCCCCATCAATATCCCTTTATATTTATTGACAAAATTATTAAATATGTAAGAGGAAAATATGTTATTGCAGTTAAAAATGTAAATTTTAAAAGTTCTTTTTTAAAAGGACACTTTCCAAATTATCCAATTTTTCCAGGAGTATTAATTTTAGAATCAATTCTTCAGACAGCGTGTTTTTTAGCATTTAAAAGTATGACTGAGTTATGCAAAAAAAAACTATTTTATTTTTCTAGCATTGATTATGCAAAATTTAGAAAAAAAGTATTTCCAGGTGATACAATGATTATATATGTAAATATTTTAAATTTTAGAACAAATATAATGCGATTTCATGGAAATGTAGTAGTAAATGAGAAAATGGTATGTGATACACAAATGTCTGTTGTATATAGTAGATAG
- the dnaE gene encoding DNA polymerase III subunit alpha, which translates to MLNPKFIHLRVHSDFSMIDGLAKPSALIRRTEKLGMPAVAITDFSNLHGAIKFYKEAFHRGIKPIIGVDFNMSSDNSNVLDSLTRVTLLAKTNIGYKNLILLISRAYQNGYTNEVGVSIKKTWLTEHCEDIILLSGGCYGDIGINLLQDNKLEVYKNLVFYEKYFRDSYYFEITRTGKLYEEEYIELVKYLSIKEGIPLVATNEVCFLNKSDFLIHKYRVFINKGYTIFDKKANHDYTPQQFLKNEIQMSKLFLDLPESLLNSVEIAKRCNVILQFGKYFLPKFPKIKNSANDYLISKAKKGLLKRLMYLYPDKDTRDQCQRKYFSRLFSELDIIFKMGFSEYFLIVMEFINWSKKNFIPVGPGRGSGAGSLVSYVLNITELDPLQFDLIFERFLNVERASMPDLDIDFCMESRDKVIEHVSKVYGRKSVSQIITFGTLTAKAVIRDVGRVLGFPYGFLNRISKLIPLDPGMTLDKALSYSPEFLKLYNSEEEVKKLIEISKKLEGTTRNVGKHAGGVVISPGNITDFSPLYCDENGFNPVTQFDKSDIESIGLVKFDFLGLKTLTIIYNTIKIVNFNLLKNKKKLIDINYVSLKDYNCFKFLRLSHTVGIFQLESYGMKNLIFRLKPDCFEDLVALIALFRPGPLKSGMVDNFINRKHKREKVFYPDKKWQHILLKPILKSTYGVVLYQEQVMKIAQVLANYTLGNADILRYAMEKKDPLEMNKQRAIFKLKSKKNGIDSKLAMNIFSLLENFAGYAFNKSHSVAYALVSYQTLWLKVYYPSEFMSSAMNADIDNTDKLVILIRECKRMKLSIVPPNINISDYYFKVDSFGNIIYGLGAIKGIGKNIVSSIISNRKKHGLFSELFDLCIRINLPQLTKRVIERLIKSGSFDCLEPNRFALMEDYGNIIQSAYQYLQYKKLKKIELFGSLFMDLKKIRNDNSSAHVSCSKKLILDWEKDSLGLYFSGHPVDEYLNLFQAFSNCVRIKDIWSFKNNHRVTVCGMITMLKHKVTKNNNKIIIFLLEDHFLQLDVILYNSVLEKYKSNLKNDLVVVVVGYLKINKISKKYSILAEKVIFS; encoded by the coding sequence ATGCTAAATCCAAAATTTATTCATCTTAGAGTGCATAGTGACTTTTCTATGATTGATGGATTAGCTAAACCTAGTGCATTAATTAGAAGAACAGAAAAATTAGGTATGCCTGCTGTTGCTATTACAGATTTTAGTAACTTGCATGGTGCAATTAAATTCTATAAAGAAGCGTTTCATCGAGGTATTAAGCCTATTATAGGTGTTGATTTTAATATGAGTTCTGATAATTCTAATGTGTTAGATAGTTTGACTAGAGTTACTTTGTTAGCAAAAACTAATATAGGGTACAAAAATTTAATTCTTTTAATTTCTCGAGCATATCAAAATGGATATACCAACGAGGTTGGAGTATCAATAAAAAAAACGTGGTTAACTGAGCATTGTGAAGATATCATTTTGTTATCAGGTGGTTGTTATGGTGATATTGGAATTAATTTACTACAAGATAATAAGTTAGAAGTTTATAAAAATTTGGTATTTTATGAAAAATATTTTCGTGATTCTTATTATTTTGAAATAACTCGTACTGGAAAATTATATGAAGAAGAGTATATTGAATTAGTAAAATATTTGTCTATTAAAGAAGGTATACCTTTAGTAGCTACAAATGAAGTTTGTTTTTTAAATAAAAGTGATTTTTTAATTCATAAGTATCGAGTTTTTATCAACAAAGGATATACGATATTTGACAAAAAAGCTAATCATGATTATACGCCTCAACAATTTTTGAAAAATGAAATTCAAATGTCTAAATTATTTTTAGATCTTCCTGAGTCTCTTTTAAATAGTGTAGAAATAGCAAAACGTTGTAACGTTATCTTACAATTTGGGAAATATTTTTTACCGAAATTTCCAAAAATTAAAAATAGTGCCAATGACTATTTAATTTCTAAGGCAAAAAAAGGATTGTTAAAGAGATTGATGTATCTTTATCCTGATAAGGATACTAGAGATCAATGTCAAAGGAAGTATTTTTCTCGTTTATTTTCTGAGTTGGACATAATATTCAAAATGGGTTTTTCTGAATATTTTTTGATAGTCATGGAATTTATTAATTGGTCAAAAAAAAACTTTATTCCTGTTGGACCTGGAAGAGGATCAGGTGCTGGGTCTTTAGTTTCTTATGTTTTAAACATAACAGAATTAGATCCGTTGCAGTTTGATTTAATATTTGAAAGATTTCTTAATGTAGAACGTGCTTCGATGCCAGATCTAGACATCGATTTTTGTATGGAAAGTAGAGACAAAGTTATTGAACATGTTTCAAAAGTTTATGGCCGAAAATCTGTATCTCAAATTATCACTTTTGGAACTTTAACGGCCAAAGCAGTTATCAGAGATGTTGGTCGAGTATTAGGTTTTCCTTATGGGTTTTTAAATCGTATTTCTAAATTAATCCCTTTAGATCCTGGAATGACTTTAGATAAAGCTTTGTCTTATTCTCCAGAATTTTTAAAACTTTATAATTCTGAAGAAGAAGTAAAAAAATTAATTGAAATTTCTAAAAAATTGGAAGGAACAACTCGGAATGTTGGGAAGCATGCTGGAGGAGTAGTTATTTCACCAGGAAATATTACGGATTTTTCTCCTTTATATTGTGATGAAAATGGTTTTAATCCTGTTACTCAATTTGACAAATCAGACATTGAATCAATAGGATTAGTAAAATTTGATTTTCTTGGATTGAAAACACTTACAATAATTTATAATACTATAAAAATAGTAAATTTTAACTTATTAAAAAATAAGAAAAAGTTAATAGATATAAATTATGTTTCTTTAAAAGATTACAATTGCTTTAAATTTTTGCGTTTATCTCATACTGTTGGAATTTTTCAATTAGAATCATACGGAATGAAAAATTTAATTTTTCGTTTAAAACCGGACTGTTTTGAAGATTTAGTAGCCCTTATAGCTTTATTTCGTCCAGGTCCTTTAAAATCAGGTATGGTAGATAATTTCATAAATAGAAAGCATAAAAGAGAGAAAGTATTTTATCCTGACAAAAAATGGCAGCATATTTTATTAAAACCTATTTTGAAATCTACATATGGAGTAGTTTTGTATCAAGAGCAAGTGATGAAAATTGCTCAGGTATTAGCAAATTATACTTTAGGAAATGCAGATATTTTACGTTATGCTATGGAAAAGAAAGATCCATTAGAAATGAATAAGCAAAGAGCCATATTTAAATTAAAATCTAAAAAAAATGGTATTGATTCGAAATTAGCAATGAATATTTTTAGTTTGTTAGAAAATTTTGCTGGGTATGCATTTAATAAATCTCATTCTGTTGCTTATGCTTTAGTTTCATATCAAACTTTATGGTTAAAAGTGTATTATCCTTCTGAATTTATGTCTTCTGCGATGAACGCTGATATAGATAATACTGACAAATTAGTTATTTTAATACGTGAATGTAAAAGAATGAAATTAAGTATTGTACCTCCAAATATTAATATAAGCGATTATTATTTTAAAGTAGATAGTTTTGGAAATATTATTTATGGTTTAGGAGCAATAAAAGGAATTGGAAAAAATATTGTTTCTTCTATTATTAGTAATAGAAAAAAACATGGATTGTTTTCTGAATTATTTGATTTATGTATTCGCATTAATTTGCCACAATTAACAAAAAGAGTAATTGAAAGGTTAATTAAATCAGGAAGCTTTGATTGTTTAGAACCTAATCGATTTGCTTTAATGGAAGACTATGGAAACATAATACAATCTGCTTATCAATATTTACAATATAAAAAATTAAAAAAGATAGAATTATTTGGATCTTTATTTATGGATTTAAAAAAAATAAGAAACGATAATTCTTCTGCTCATGTCAGTTGTTCTAAAAAGTTAATTCTTGATTGGGAAAAAGATAGTTTAGGGTTATATTTTAGTGGACATCCCGTTGATGAGTATTTGAATTTATTTCAAGCGTTCTCAAATTGTGTTCGTATTAAGGATATATGGAGTTTTAAAAATAATCATAGAGTAACTGTATGTGGTATGATAACTATGTTAAAACACAAAGTAACAAAGAATAACAACAAGATAATAATATTTTTATTAGAAGATCATTTTCTTCAATTAGATGTTATATTATATAATAGTGTTTTAGAAAAATATAAATCTAATTTAAAAAATGATTTAGTAGTTGTTGTTGTAGGATACTTAAAAATTAATAAGATTAGTAAGAAATATTCCATTTTAGCAGAAAAAGTTATATTTTCTTAA
- a CDS encoding proline--tRNA ligase — protein sequence MLAKNYLFSTLKENPKNTNSISHTLMLRAGLIRQHASGIYTWLPTGIRILNNVNKIIRQEMNKLNALEIKMPILQSENLWNLSNRNNIYGLELFKILDRKKSKFILGPTHEELITNFISHELKSYKQLPLLLYQIQTKFRDEIRPRCGVIRSREFIMKDGYSFHTNVESLQNTYDLIQDTYKNIFLKMNLKFHIVKADSGTIGGVKSHEFQALSENGEDIIALSNKSNYAANIQVATYKIESKNNSVLNTFKNNSLSKTSLYISKKCNLLNKNTIKTILIKFKKNKFLAILIRGDFTINETKLLNTNVISPPIKLASKEEILDITGTTHEFIGPIGLNIPVIADFSVISLENFTIGSNITGKFLNNVNWNKDLDIPKSFDIRNVVKNDISPDGKGKLKIKKSIEIAHIFQLGEKYSRIMKAEIRDQTGHKKFLKMGCYGIGITRTISSVIEQHNDTKGIIWPISIAPFQVAIIPINFYKSKKVQQESQIIYHKLRKNNIEVILNDKDECPGIMFSKMELIGIPYNIIISENLIKDGKVEYHDRSKNKREIVLKSIIISILVQKITSA from the coding sequence ATGCTTGCTAAAAATTATCTATTTTCAACATTAAAAGAAAATCCTAAAAATACAAATAGTATTAGTCATACATTAATGTTACGCGCAGGACTAATCAGACAACACGCATCAGGAATATACACTTGGCTACCTACAGGAATACGAATATTAAACAATGTAAATAAAATAATTCGACAAGAAATGAACAAACTTAATGCACTAGAAATTAAAATGCCAATATTACAATCTGAAAATTTATGGAATTTAAGCAACAGAAACAACATATATGGACTAGAACTATTTAAAATATTAGATCGAAAAAAAAGTAAATTTATATTAGGACCAACTCATGAAGAATTAATAACAAATTTTATTAGTCATGAACTTAAGTCATACAAACAACTTCCATTATTGTTATATCAAATTCAAACTAAATTTCGAGATGAAATTAGACCACGTTGCGGAGTAATACGATCTAGAGAATTTATTATGAAAGACGGATATTCTTTTCATACTAACGTAGAATCTCTTCAAAATACTTATGATTTAATACAAGATACCTACAAAAACATATTTTTAAAAATGAATTTAAAATTTCATATTGTAAAAGCAGATTCAGGAACAATAGGAGGGGTTAAATCACATGAATTTCAAGCATTAAGCGAAAATGGAGAAGACATCATTGCATTATCAAATAAATCTAATTATGCAGCTAATATACAAGTAGCTACTTACAAAATAGAATCTAAAAACAATAGCGTATTAAATACTTTTAAAAATAACTCTCTTTCGAAAACTTCATTATATATTTCAAAAAAATGTAATTTATTAAATAAAAACACAATTAAAACAATATTAATAAAATTTAAAAAAAATAAATTTTTAGCAATATTAATACGTGGAGATTTTACCATTAATGAAACTAAACTATTAAATACAAATGTTATTTCACCTCCTATTAAATTAGCTTCTAAAGAAGAAATACTAGATATAACAGGAACTACACACGAATTCATAGGACCTATTGGATTAAATATACCTGTCATAGCTGATTTTTCAGTAATCTCTCTTGAAAATTTTACTATAGGATCTAATATTACAGGTAAATTTCTTAATAATGTCAATTGGAATAAAGATTTAGATATTCCTAAAAGTTTTGATATCAGAAACGTAGTAAAAAACGATATTAGTCCTGATGGAAAAGGAAAATTAAAAATTAAAAAAAGCATTGAAATAGCACATATTTTTCAATTAGGAGAAAAGTACTCTCGAATAATGAAAGCAGAAATTCGAGACCAAACTGGTCATAAAAAATTCTTAAAAATGGGATGTTACGGAATTGGAATTACGCGAACCATATCTTCTGTTATCGAACAACATAATGATACAAAAGGAATCATTTGGCCTATTTCTATAGCACCATTTCAAGTAGCTATTATACCTATTAATTTTTATAAATCTAAAAAAGTTCAACAAGAATCACAAATAATTTATCATAAACTGCGCAAAAATAATATTGAAGTAATTTTAAATGACAAAGACGAATGTCCTGGAATAATGTTTTCTAAAATGGAACTTATAGGAATACCATATAATATTATAATTAGTGAAAATCTTATAAAAGATGGTAAAGTGGAATATCACGATAGGTCTAAAAATAAAAGAGAAATTGTTTTAAAAAGCATAATAATTTCAATACTTGTACAAAAAATAACATCAGCATAA
- the flhB gene encoding flagellar biosynthesis protein FlhB — protein sequence MSKDNSEEKTESPTSYRLKKAKKEGNKRYFRELNMFLILICVLFIFWFNRNYISIVFENIMRSHLTFNSDIIKEEFVSNCNLFSLVKFNIFYLLKIIFFPIFLVILLSIVFSNSNFSIKCLKFDFEKLNPIEGVKKLFSSQVIVELIKTLLKLILVSYVLYIYMFDFFFKSLNFMDRNIIFVLKKGFFSIFLCVLTILVVMIPIVLFDFFWVTYCFYKKLRMTRQEISDEFKKMEGNPHIKSRIRRTMRTTARRRMLSNVKKSDVIIMNPIHYAVALQYDKNNMSAPKIIAKGSGKLAFKIKNIGNKYSIPIFFSFSLASVLYHYTDVGQYIPNTLYAAVAEVLAWVWKVQNWKEKGGIFPQQPNDFFIPLKLHSLKKDKN from the coding sequence TTGAGTAAAGACAATAGTGAAGAAAAAACGGAAAGTCCTACAAGTTATCGATTAAAAAAAGCTAAAAAAGAAGGTAACAAACGATATTTTCGAGAATTAAATATGTTTTTGATTTTAATATGTGTTTTGTTTATTTTTTGGTTTAATCGAAATTATATATCTATTGTTTTCGAAAATATTATGCGTTCTCATTTAACTTTTAATAGTGATATTATTAAAGAAGAATTTGTTTCAAATTGTAACTTATTTTCGTTAGTAAAATTTAATATTTTTTATTTATTAAAAATTATTTTTTTTCCTATTTTTTTAGTGATATTGCTTTCAATAGTTTTCAGTAATTCGAATTTTAGTATTAAGTGTTTAAAATTTGATTTTGAGAAATTAAATCCTATTGAAGGAGTAAAAAAATTGTTCTCAAGTCAAGTTATTGTAGAATTGATTAAAACACTTTTAAAACTAATTTTAGTGAGCTATGTATTGTATATTTACATGTTTGATTTTTTTTTTAAATCTTTAAATTTTATGGATAGAAATATTATTTTTGTATTGAAAAAAGGATTTTTTTCAATTTTTTTGTGTGTTTTAACTATTTTAGTAGTAATGATTCCTATTGTATTATTTGATTTTTTTTGGGTAACATATTGTTTTTATAAGAAACTTAGAATGACTCGCCAAGAAATAAGTGACGAGTTTAAAAAAATGGAAGGTAATCCTCATATTAAATCTCGCATTCGAAGAACGATGCGAACAACAGCACGTCGTCGTATGCTGTCTAATGTTAAAAAATCTGATGTTATTATTATGAATCCTATACATTATGCTGTCGCATTACAATACGATAAAAATAATATGAGTGCACCTAAAATTATAGCTAAGGGATCTGGAAAATTGGCTTTTAAAATTAAAAATATAGGCAATAAATACTCTATTCCTATTTTTTTTTCATTTTCGTTAGCGAGTGTTTTATATCATTATACAGATGTTGGACAATATATACCAAATACATTATACGCCGCTGTTGCAGAAGTATTAGCTTGGGTGTGGAAAGTTCAAAATTGGAAAGAAAAGGGTGGAATTTTTCCTCAACAACCTAACGATTTTTTTATTCCTTTAAAATTACATAGTTTAAAAAAGGATAAAAATTAA